The Magnetococcus sp. PR-3 DNA window GTGCAACGGCTGGTAAGGGTTTAATGTGCCGAACTCGGGGGGCCGGTGCGATGCGCTGAGGATCTTTGTGTTGGATCTGCGCGGCTGGTTGTGGCTTGGCCCCAGGGGCAAAATTAAACGTAATGCGTTTGTTGCAGATACCGCAGCCTTGTGGCGGTGAGGGTAGATCGTGGGTCCGTTTAATGGCACTGATGACCGAGTCATCAAAACGTGTGTGACCTGAAGATTGCCGGACCTTATGGATGCGTAACCCACCTGCTTGGGTGCGTTGTATGGTCAGTTGTACCTGTAACCCCCGGCTATCAATACCCGCAGGTGGATACCAGTTGGCCTCCACTTGGGCGACCACCTTGGCCCCCCATTGCTGGATGGCCTGTTGGCTGGGTTTGGCCGTTGCCAAAGTGGGCAACAGGATCATGAGCAGAGCGAGCAGGCTACGCCACTTCATGTGCGTTTACCGTGAAGGGGTGAAGCTAATGGAGATCACACCTCGGCACGGCTTACAGTGACCCGGTGGCTTCGGTAAACTACGGGTTGCTGCAATGGCACGTTGAACCGAATCATCATACGGAGAAAACCCAGAAGATTGAGTAATACCAATCAAACTTAAACGGCCATCCGGGGTGATCTTGACCGATGCCTTGGTCTTCATGTTGGAGATGTCCACACCAAAAGGTGGACGCCACGCTTTATACGCCGCATTGCGCAGGGCACCTTGCCAACGTCGAACCTCAACTTTTTGCTGTTTATCCAGAGCAGCCGCTCTACGCTGTTGCAATCGTATGGCTTCAGCACGGTCTCGTTCCGCTTTTAGGCGGGCTTGCTCTTTAGCCAGGGCGTCCCGCAGTTTTTTAGCGGCCAACTCTTTTTTACGTTTCTCTTCGGCCTTTTTACGCGCCAGCTCTTTTTTGCGTTTTTCTTCCGCCTTTTGACGTGCGAGCTCTTTTTTACGGGCCTCTTCCTTCCGCTTTTTCTTAAGCGCCAGCTCTTTTTTACGGGCCTCTTCCTCCCGCTTTTTCTTGAGCTGTTCCTGCTTCTTTCGTTTTTCTGCCGCTATTTTTTTAGGGTCAGGTTTGCGCCGCATGGGTGCCACAGACACCTTTTTTGTTGGTGGTGCCTCCTCAATCGCTTTGACCTGGGGCTCCGGTTCGGGCTCAGGTGGCGGTGCAGGCTCCGGTGGCGTGGGCTCAGGTTCTGGCTGGGGGGGCTCCGCAATGGTCTCAGACTCTGGCTCAGGTTCCGGTTTGGGCGGCTCCACAACGGGCTCAGGTTTGGGCGGCTCAGGCTTTTTAACCGGAGGGGGCTCAGGAGCTGTGGGCGGTTGTGGTTGCTGAACCGGTAGATCCACCAGATTGACCATCATAGGTTGAGGCTCAGCCCCAACCTTGGGGTTGAGAATCGGCAATAGCAGGACAACCAGCACCACACCAACGTGCAGGCCAACTGACCAACCAAAGAATTGCCGCTCCACATACATGATCGTCAAAGACCCCTTATACTCAGCTATTGCTGGGTTTTGTTATCAAGCCAACTTGTTCTATGCCAGCTGATTTTAATGAGCCCATGACCCCCATGACGCTGCCATACTGGGCGGCGCTGTCTCCCCGTACAAAGATACGGATCTCTGGGGTGGATTGACGGATATAGCGCACTTTGTCTACCAGTTGAGGTAGGGTCATGCGTTCTCCTTCAATGGAAGGGGTGCCGTCGGCGGTTACGCTAATGGTCAATGGTTCGGCCTGGGCTGTCATGGCGTCGGCCTGAGCATTGGGTAGATCTACCTCAATGCCATGGGTCAATAAGGGGGCGGTTACCATAAAAATAATAAGTAAAACCAGCATGATATCAACAAGTGGCGTCACGTTGATTTCACTCATGGCTTGGTAGCGTTGTACGCCATTACCGCTCATGCCTGTGCTCATACCCATATCATTGCCCCCGGCGGCGGGCAGCGGCCCGGCGCTCCAAAATGTTAAGGAACTCCGCACCAAAATTGTCCATTTTGGCGTGTAGACGGCGTAGTTCAGAGGAGTATTTGTTGTAGGCGATCACCGAAGGAATGGCTGCAACCAGGCCCATGGCTGTGGCAATGAGTGCTTCAGCAATACCGGGTGCCACCATGGTTAAGGTACTGGCTTTGGCACCGGTTAGGCCCAAGAAGGCGTTCATAATGCCCCATACGGTCCCAAACAGGCCAATAAAGGGGCTTGTAGAGCCCACGGTTGCCAGGAAGGTTAACCCCTTTTCCAGGGTTTCAATCTCACGGTTTAGGGCCACGGTCATGGCACGGCGTACATTGGTGACCAAATCCCCCTCGTTGTCGGCCGTGGGTTCATTGCTTTCCCAGCGCTTCCACTCGCGGAACCCCGCGGAGAACATCACCACCATGGGGCTATCAGGCCACTCTTTGGTGGCACTCTGAAAGAGGCTGGCAACACTGCCGCCACTCCAAAAGCGCTCTTCAAAAGCCTCGGCATCCTGGCTGATACGACGGTAACGACGCCACTTATCAAAAATGATGGCCCATGAGACCACCGATGCAACCAGCAGGGAGAACATCACCAGCTGTACCACCGGTCCGGCCTGGGCAATGAGATCAAATATGCTGTGGTTATTCATGACAGCCTCTATTGTGGCAATCGTTGCAAAAGATCAACGGGCAGGCGTACCGGGCGCAAATTTTCATCCAGGCAAGCCACGCGGGCGGTTGCTTGAATGAGCAGGGTATCCTGTCGTTTGATCTCCTGGGTAAAAGCAAGACTGGCGGGTCTGCGTCGGAGATCCGACACAGAAACCGTCAAAAGATCGTCAAGGAGTGCCGGTTTCTGAAAGGCGATCTCCATGTGTGTGACTGCAAAGCGTAACCCGGTTGCGTGTGCCAAACTTTCTTGTTCCACGCCCAGGTTTCGTAACCAGTCTGTCCGGCAGCGTTCCATGAAGTTCAGGTAGCGACTGTGGTAAACCACACCGCCGGCATCGGTATCTTCGTAATAGACCCGAATCGCTTGTTCAAACAAACTCATAGCAGCATTCCTTGCTGCAGGTTACGGGGTGACGGACGACCCATGGCCTCGTAACTGGATGGTGTCGCCTTACGTCCTCTTGGTGTCCGGTCCAGCAGCCCTTGTAGGATCAGGTAGGGCTCAATGACATCTTCAATGGTTGAGCGCTCTTCACCAATGGCGGCGGCTAGGGTATCCAAACCAACAGGTCCCCCCCCAAACTTGTCCAACAGGGCACTAAGCAAGCGGTGGTCCATGTTGTCCAGACCGCTGCGATCCACCTCCAAAGCCAAAAGGGCCCGGTCAGCAAGGTCCTTATCAATATGGCCAGGACCGGCGACCTGAGCAAAATCTCTGACCCGGCGTAGCAGGCGGTTGGCAATACGTGGGGTACCCCGTGAACGACGGGCAATTTCAAATGCCCCTTCGGGGGAGATCTCAATCTCCATAATGGCTGCCGAGCGGGTCACAATCTGTTGAAGTTCATCGGGCTCATAGAACTGCATACGGGCCAAAATACCAAACCGATCCCGTAAGGGGCTGGTGAGCATACCGGCACGGGTGGTGGCCCCAACCAGGGTAAAACGGGGAAGGTCAATCTTGACGGATCGGGCTGAAGGCCCTTCACCAATCATGATATCCAGCTGAAAATCCTCCATGGCAGGGTAGAGAATCTCTTCAACGGCTGGGCTTAGACGGTGGATCTCATCGACAAACAGTACATCACCAGGGTTTAGGTTGGTCAGCAGTGCGGCTAGATCCCCGGCTTTATCAATGACCGGGCCGGATGTTGAACGTAGGCCGACACCCATCTCTGACGCGATAATCTGCGCCATGGTGGTTTTGCCCAGCCCTGGCGGGCCATGCAGTAGGATATGGTCAATGGCTTCAGCACGTTGTTTGGCGGCATGCAGAAAGACGGTGAGGTTGGCCTTTAAGGCTTTTTGCCCCACAAAGTCATTGAGGTATTTAGGGCGTAGGCCGTTCTCTTGGAACGGTTCACCGTGCTCGGGATCCCCCGAGATGATGCGGGATGGCATCTCTTCCATGAAACACGCCCTCCGTGGCGTGGTGGAGCAGGGCAGGGTATGCCCCGAAATTTCTTTCAATCCTATACTCTACTGGGGATCCCCAAGCAGGGGAAGGGATGTTGAAATATGACCGTACAGTTTGAGGGATCAGCGATGAGATATTGGCCGGGGTGGTGGGGCATAACCCATAAAAGAGCCTGCCCTAATACGGGCAGGCGTCTTGTCTTAGCGCATGCTTTGGGGCTTTACGAACAGAACTTCTTTTTCATCGGGTAGATGTATTGATGCACGCTGTGGATCAGCTTTTGAACCACATTTAATACCTGCCCAGCATGAATGGGCGCATGGTCACCCGCAATATTGATGGGCCATTGGTAGGTGATGTTGTTGTTTTTATCCAAATAGAGCGATGGGGGGTTCCAGTAGTTGCGCTTATAGTGGTTCATGGCCTCCAGCAGCAGAGCTTTTTTCTTTTTGGACTTGCCTAAATGGCATTTAATGCTGCCACGCACCTTAATGACCTTTTCCAACAAGGTCTCTTTCCCCGTTTTTTTATTGCGTTTAACGGCACTGATGCTGGAATCAATAAAGAGGAAAATGGGGGTACCTTTATATTTTCCTTTAAAAATAAGAACCAGATCCTCTTTGTCTTCCCCCATCCAGCGGCGTGTTAATTTCCACCCTTTTTTCTCTTCTAGGTAGTTGTGGATCTGTATTTCTAGGCTCTTACCATCGTTCTCCAAAAAGAGTAAGGGTAGATCTTCAGCATGCCCAGGCACGGCGGTAAGCAGCAGGAAAAGAGCAGGAATAAAGTAGGTAAGGCACTTAAATTTCAAATTCTTTTCCTTTATTAAGCGTAGGGCGGATTAGTTTAGGCTTATTTGAACGGGACTTTTTGAGCTGTTTGGATGGTTTGGATTTATACCGTTCACGTATCTGCTTGCGCCACTGTGCGGCAATATCCGCCCGGTTAGTCTCTAATTGTTTCTTAGCTGGTTTTACGGTACGGCGGGTGGTTGTTTTTGAGCGCGGGGTGATCTTTCGTTCCAGTTTGGGGATGAAAGAGCTTTCAGGGTTGACCACCCTCAGCCGTTTTAAATCTTTTTTAGCCTGGGATCGGTTGTTGGTGCGTAAGGCTGTTTCAATACGGCGCGCATAGCGTTTTTCCACCTTCCACAGACCTTTGGCGGCATCACTGTTACCTGGGTCTTGGTGTAACACCGCTTGGTAACAATCCATCGCATTTTTCGGCGTTTCTCCCTGTGGGGTTTCAGGCAGTGAGAGACGGTTGCTGGCTAAATAGACGTTGCAGGTGTTGAGTAGATTTTTGCTATTGGTCACAGGTGGGGTTGTGGCACATGCGCTCATAAAGAGCACAGGTATGAGCAAAACAGCCCATGTAAACCAAGGTTGCTTATGAGATTTCATAAGGTGGTTCCTAATATAAAAAAAGTGTGTCGCTCGTTGGTTAAGTGCCGCATGTAATGCTTCATGATGAAAAAACGATATCTTTAAAAAATAACATGTGAAGCCTCTGGTTTCTATCCCATGTTTGGTTTTTAGGGTGGAAAGCTAAACAGGGCTGATTGTGATGGTCATCGGTTTTTTAGGTTCAAAAACCCTGCCTTAATTTGCGCACGAAGCTGTGGGGGGGGGGAGGGTGAAGACATCGGCAGCATGACCCGTGAAGAGGGGCTCTTGTCTTAAGATTGGCCTGAGGCATGAAGGTTTGAATGACACCATATCAAGAGATGGTGTGTCTCAGTCCGAGTAGGGTGTACATGGGTTAAAATAAGAATGATACTTGTTACGAAAACTGGTGTATGAATGGAATGAGTCGTATGGGTTCTGGTACGTATCGTCTAGTGGATACCTGTTGGTCGAGGGGGTTGGGAACGTGGAGATCGATTTTTCTGTGGTAGCGCGGGGGTTACACTTGGTAGGCGTGGTGTTATGGATTGGTGGGGTGGCGATGGTAACCACGGTTTTACTACCCGCTGTGCGACGTATGAAACGCGTTGAGGAGCGGGTTCAGTTTTTTGAGCAGGTTGAACAGCGTTTTGCCAAACAGGCACGTATCACCACCTTGCTGACCGGGCTAACAGGTTTTTATATGCTTTACACAATGGATGGATGGTCGCTGTTTAGCACGCCTGGCTACTGGTGGTTGCATGCCATGGTGGCCGTTTGGGCCCTGTTTACCGTCATCCTCTTTGTGTTGGAACCCCTTATCCTGCACCGCCTTTTTAAAGAAAAAGCCATAACCCACCCAGAAGGAACCTTCCGCTTTATGCAGAAGATGCATTGGGTCTTACTAACCGTCAGTTTGGTTACGGTTATGGGGGCGGTGTTAGGGGCGCATGGGCTGTTGCTGGTGTTCTAACGTGGGGCTTTGAGACACCCTGAGGGTTAGGATGTGGGGGCAAGAATTTTTAATGCCCCTTTTAAAGCCTCCGACAGGTCGGTGATCTCTTGGGCGGCAAAGACCTTGGCCAAGGCGGCATCCACCTGGGGGCGTTTATAACCCAGATTAAGCAGGGCCGAGGCAACCTCTTCTCGCATACCTGCGGGGGAGGGGGCGGCCACAGGGGCGGCCACACCACCGATGGCTGCTGAAGTTGGCAGCCCACCCATTTTATCTTTTAACTCCATAGCCATGCGTTGTGCTGTCTTTTTTCCTACACCTGGAATACGGCAAAGCATGGTGACATCTTCACCTGACAGTGCTGCGGTTAAAGCGTCGGGGGCATAGGTAGAGAGTGCAGCCAGGGCGATCTTGGTGCCGATACCATTCACATTGGTCAGTAGGTTGAACAGGCTACGTTGGGCCTCGGTATGAAAACCGTAGAGCAAAAAGGCATCTTCACGAACATGGGTGACGGTGAAGATGGTGAACGCTTCCCCCACACTGGGGAGTTCGTTATAGGTGGCCAGGGAGATAAAGACCCGGTAACCCACCCCCCCAACATCTAGCACAACGTGATCTGGGTGTTTGGTGGCAACCGTTCCTTTGAGATGGGCTATCATCGCCGCACACTCCCTTGTTTGATGCCAAGAATGGCCGATGGTACGGTCTGTTGGTGCCACTGACGCTGATTAAGATGACACATGGCAATGGCCAATCCGTCTGCGGCATCCTGGGCCGGTTTTTTTTCCAGATTAAGCAGCATGCGCATCATCTCCTGCATCTGGTTTTTATCGGCCCGGCCATAGCCAACCACGGCTTTTTTGACCTGTACAGCGGTATATTCCGCCACTGGTAGACCCATTTGGGCACCAGCCACAATGGCGGCGCCACGGGCATGGCCCAGTTTTAAGGCGCTCTGTACATTTTGCGAGACAAACACCTCTTCTACCGCCATCTCATGGGGGTGTAGGCGTTCGATAATGGTCAGCAGTTGGGCATGGATCTGTTGTAGACGCTGGGGGAGGGGGTCTTTGCCATTTAAGCGGATGGTACCGTACTCCACCACCTGCTGACGCTGACCAAGGCCATCAATAACGCCCCACCCTGTGACATTGCTACCGGGATCAATGCCGATCACACGGATGGGGCTACCATTGGCCATTAATCCAAACGCTCCATGATCTCATCGGAGATTTCAAAATTGGCGTAAATATTCTGAACGTCGTCGTTCTCTTCAAGCTTTTCATAGAGCTTAAGCATGGTAGAAGCCTGCTTCTCATCCAAAGCTTGGGTGTTCTGGGGGCGCATGGTGACTTCAGCTTCCATGGGTTTATCAAAACCTGCCTCGGCCAGAGCTTCCAGTACATCTGAGAAATCGTTCGGGTCGGTTAAGACCTCAAAACCATCCTCTTCCTGGATCACATCTTCAGCACCGGCTTCCAGGGCGGCTTCCATAATGGCATCTTCATCCAGCCCTTCAGCTTCAAACATAATTTGGCCTTTTTTATCAAACATAAAGGCCACACAACCGGTGGTACCCATGTTGCCGCCATACTTGGTGAAGATATGGCGTACATCGGCAACGGTACGGTTGTTGTTGTCGGTCAAACAATCCACAATAATGGCCACACCACCGGGGCCATATCCTTCAAAGCGGACCTCTTCGTACTCCACCCCTTCCAGTTCACCGGTGCCACGTTTAATGGCTTTTTCCATGGTGTCTTTAGGCAGGTTTTGGGCCCGCGCAGCTGTAATAGCACCACGCAGACGGGGGTTGGAGTCGGGGTCGCCTCCACCCATACGGGCAGCCACAGTGATCTCTTTGATCAAGCGGGTAAAGATTTTGCCCCGTTTGGCATCTTGGGCCCCTTTACGGTGTTTAATATTGGCCCATTTACTATGACCTGCCATGGTCTTCTCCTGCGTATTTATGAAGGCAAAGCGCGGGTTATAAATCCGCGTATTCCATGTAAAGTGAATCGCCCATTATAGCCAACAGAAGTTTTTTCGCAAACCTCAAGGGCATAAGGGTGGGCGTGGAGCTGATTCCACAGCGTGAGAAACGTGGTTTAAGCTCACACAAAGGTAAAAGATAGCGGCTCTATGTAAAGGGGATATGGTGTGTGCCCCTTGCAATTTTCCGTGGTCGATCCCATATCTAACTGTGACGGAGCTGGAGAGCCACCAATGACTGGAAAATGTGTGAGTAAACCCAAGTATAGCCAATTAAAAAATGCAGAAAAGTGTACCCACTGTGGCTACTGTCTGCCGGTATGCCCGACCTATCAGGTAGAAAACGAGGAGATGCAATCACCTCGGGGGCGGGTATCGATTGTGCTGGCTTTGATCCGTGGTGCCATTCAACCCAGTGACGCGGTGGATGCGCTCTCTCACTGTATTGGCTGTCGGGCGTGCCATCAGGCTTGCCCCGTTGGGGTGCGTCCGGGCAAGCTGTCGTTGGCCGCACGGGCTTTGGATCCCATTCCATCAACCCCCATGGGTCAATGGCTGCATGGTATAACCGATAGCCACGCCAAAACGGCCTTGGCTACCCGGTTGCTCGACTGGTATGTACGCGGTGGTGTGCAACGGATCGTACGGCCACTGTTGCGGCTTGTTCCTCCTCTGTCCCGTAAGGAGCGGCTCATCCCCGCGCATCGTCCCCCGGTACCTGTATGGTTGCCTGAACCGGCAGAAGATGCACCGGTTGTGGCTCTGTTGGGGGGGTGTATGGCCCGTTTGTTTTTACCCCATGTAGGGATGAGTGCTCGGGCCTTGTTACAGAGTTTGGGTTTTCGCGTTGTAACCCCTCAAGGGTTTGGTTGCTGTGGAGCACCACACCGGGAGCGGGGGGATAAAGAGGCGTTTATGCGCCAAGCCAAAGCCACATTGGATGCCTTTGGTGATCTGGGTGCGGTTGAGGCGGTGATCTGTGATAGCTCGGTTTGTACGGTTACCGCGCGCAGTTTCGGCAAAGCGGTGGGTAAGCGAGAGAAAGCCTATACCGAGCTGGCCAAGCAGTTCTCCGATAAGGTTCTGGACTTAACTGAATTTTTGGACCGCTATCAAAGTCAGTGGCAGCAGGCGGCGGAAGATCCTGGTATGGGACGTTTGGCTTTTCAAGACCATTGTCAGATGCGGCATGGCTTGGGAACTTATGCTGAGCCCCGATCTTTGTTGAATGCACTGCCTGTCGCTGTGGAGGAGATCGCCGGAGATGGGGCTTGCTGTGGGGCTGGTGGAGAGTATATGGTGCGTTATCCACAGCGCAGCCGTTTAATCCGCAAAGAGAAGCTGGATGCCATTGAGGCGACCGGGGCACAGACGGTTGTTGCCACAAACCCTGGGTGTATCCTTAATACCCAAGCAGGGTTGGAGGAGGCTGGTCACCCAACCAAGGTTCGACATTTGGCGGAAGTGTTGTGGAGAGCACGGGAAAAACAACAGCCACGTGTGCGCCAAAAAGGTTAGCCCATATTGGCTTTTGGTACCGTCTTAAGGGAAGAGTCTGTACCCAATTGGACTGGTGCTGTGAGGTGGTTTATTTATGGATAAAATATGCCGTTCGGTCCTGCTTTAAGAGGGTGATCGGCCAAACCAAGGGGGCGTAAGGTGCCGCACAGCATCGACGCGTTCTTGCCTTATCCATGTGGATACTTTAGAACAGCCTAGGTGGTGTTTGAAGATCAAGCCCATCTGTAGGACGTGTTAAACCTTTATTTTTGAATTTTTACACACATCCAATCTGGAGAAAAATACCATGCGTCAACGCACATGGTTTGCCCTGTTTGCCATTGTTTTAACCTTCATGTTCTCTGCACTGGTGGTTATGCCTAAAGATGCCGATGCACGTATGGGGCGTAAATCCTCTTTCGGCTTTAAAGGTAGCCGGAGTATGAACACCGCCCCAAAGAGCAGCCCCAGCCGTTTTTCAAGCGGTCAAAGCCAGCGCTCTTCACAACAGCAGCAGGCTACCGGTAAGGGGCAGCAGCAGAAAAAAAGTGGTATGGGTGGCATGTTGGGTGGTCTGTTCGGCGGCTTGTTGTTGGGTGGACTGTTAGGTTCCCTGTTCAGTGCCGGTGGTGGCCTGGGTGGGTTGCTTATGATGCTGCTCTTGGGCGCCGGGGTGTTCTTTTTGGTTAAAAAGTTTATGGCTGGTCGCCGTCCGGCAGATGATACAGCCTATGCCAGCCCCATGCCCCATGGCCAGCAGCGTCAAAGTCAGCATGATTTAGATGAAGAGACCGACAGCGCACCGATGCAGCGTCAAGCTGAAGCGCCAGTATCAACCTCTCAACCTGTCGAGACGGAGGCGAATGCCGCCCCAGCAGGCGATAGTGAGATGGAACAGGTCATGGCCCGGCTGATGGAACAAGACCCTAACTTTGATGAGTTCACCTTCATCGATGGTGCGAAGCGGTGTTTTGAAATGCTGCAATCGGCCTGGAGTAACTACGATCCAAACCAACTGCAAGGTCTATTGACGGAGCAGATGATGAAGGATGTGGATGCACATGCCCAGCAACTGATCGCCAGTGGGCAAAAGGATGTGGTGAAAGATATTCACTTTAATGAAGCAGCCATTGTTGAAGCTTGGAATGAGCAAGGTATGGATTACCTGACGGTACGCTTTAATGTCTCCCTAATTGAGTACATTGAAGATGCCAGTGGGACGATTGTGGAGGGTGATCCTAAAATGCCTCAGTTGATTAGTGAATACTGGGCCTTTGCCCGCCCTGAGGGCGCTCAGAGCCCCAACTGGCAGCTTACCGCTATTCAGCAGCCTTAGTAAGCATGATCAAAGCTTTGCGTGGCTGGGGTGGATGTTTCCCCCAGCCACGTAATCTTACACACTAAAAGGGTGCCATGATGGTTGTACGTCTGTTGTTCATGGTGACTCTGCTCTTTGTTGGATGGGCCGAGCTTTCCCACCCCCTCGCCGATACCCTCCCTCAGGTTCAAGAACAAACCCCCAACGGCAAGTCCACGCCGACGCTTCAAGATGAGGCAGATCATCCCTTAGGCTGGCTCATGGGTTGGATCTTTCCCTTGCTGATTGTTTTTGCTATATGGCGGTTAATGCCGCGCAATAATCTGACACTACCCCCTGCTGAGCGTAAACCGGTAGCCGAGGCAACATCCTGTAAGGTGACCTGTGGGGATCAGGTTTCACATCCGCCAAAATCACCATCTGAGTGATCGCTCTCTCTCGTTCTACCGTCGGTGCAGCAGGGTTGCAGGGGCGTAAAACGTGTGAGGATCGTGCATTTACAAGCCATTTTTTGGCGTGGGTGTGGTCTAGGTAATGTTCCCTATAGAGATCTCTGGGGTGCGATGTGTCAGCCTGCCTAAAAAATCATCCCTATTGTCATGCAACAGGAACAACGGTTGCATAGATAGAGCATGAGATTTTTGCCTGTCACCCATAAAAATGCGACCTTTGGGAGCGCACCGATGTTATGTAAACGCCCGTGGGCACTACTGATTGCTCTCCTGATCACGCTGTCTGGATGTAGTTTTTTAGGAGAGCCCGACATCCCAGAACAGGCCCCGGAGATGCACCCTTCGGAAGCGTTGGTCGAGGTAGATTGGCAAGATTTGCCGATCCCCAAACCCAAACGTGCGGCCCTGCGGGCTTGGGCGGAAGCCTTAGAGCAGAGCTACTTCTATTACAAGCGGCAACCTGCTCAGAAAAAAGTACGTTTTGGGCGTTACTACACCACCATGGGCAAAATGGCTGAGTTTACCCGCCAAATGGCCCAAGGTGCTTCAACGGCCAAACCTTACCTCTTTGCCCGTTGGATGTATAAGAACGCCACCCCCTTCCAGGCTGTGGGTCATGATGAGCAGGGTAGTGTGCTTTTTACCGCGTACTACGAGCCGCTTCTTTATGGATCAAGAGTTCAGACAGAACGGTTTAAATATCCAATCTATAAACGCCCTGATGAGTTGGTGACCTTGCGTCTGCGCGATTTCCGTAAGGATCTACCCAACACCATGTTGCGCGGTCAACGTAAGGGCAACCGGTTGATGCCTTACCATGACCGAGCTGATATTGAGCAAAAAAAGGCACTTAAAGATCGCGATCTGGAACTGGTTTGGGTCGATGATCCTGTGGCTCTGTTTTTCTTGCA harbors:
- the mltA gene encoding murein transglycosylase A, which produces MLCKRPWALLIALLITLSGCSFLGEPDIPEQAPEMHPSEALVEVDWQDLPIPKPKRAALRAWAEALEQSYFYYKRQPAQKKVRFGRYYTTMGKMAEFTRQMAQGASTAKPYLFARWMYKNATPFQAVGHDEQGSVLFTAYYEPLLYGSRVQTERFKYPIYKRPDELVTLRLRDFRKDLPNTMLRGQRKGNRLMPYHDRADIEQKKALKDRDLELVWVDDPVALFFLQVQGSGKVQLTDGTMMGVGYADANGHPYRSIGKLLIEEGHVSKEAMSLPVLRKWLEAHPEQQQRVLNHNPSYVFFKEITGGPYGNIGVPLKPGRAIATDYRLFPRGAPAMIRTELPKFSGEGPPVGWKKEVRLVANQDTGGAIRGAGRVDLFTGFGPVAERTAGEMKQDGGALYFFAPQDLKPWPE